One window of Dermacentor andersoni chromosome 7, qqDerAnde1_hic_scaffold, whole genome shotgun sequence genomic DNA carries:
- the LOC126533166 gene encoding uncharacterized protein: MDVDSVALESFLELNFPSDLNFSTPIEYPPFNPADVVLQATATTTAQQPTASSASSSALAFQTTQPAPAMEVVGAVSSTVTSATSSPVAQTASGRPQRSCRLHPDYNLRPRSVQIRIETEQRRKQHQQQQQQQQQSHKRDPKPKQKPPPLSKYRRKTANARERCRMQEINRAFEELRAAVPMLPPACVPDKNGENSKLTKITTLRLAVNYIAALSQMLREANETEENSSEVDSVQSIDSLESSLDFGDDPLLMSSDLVGMILESDGESLQLSDAPTP, from the coding sequence ATGGATGTAGACAGCGTCGCGCTCGAGTCCTTCCTCGAGCTCAACTTTCCGTCCGATCTAAACTTCTCAACACCAATCGAGTATCCACCATTCAACCCCGCCGATGTCGTCCTGCAAGCGACAGCGACAACGACTGCCCAACAGCCGACGGCGTCTTCTGCGTCGAGTAGTGCCTTGGCGTTCCAGACGACGCAGCCAGCTCCGGCCATGGAAGTCGTCGGCGCCGTCTCGAGCACCGTGACCTCCGCGACGTCATCACCGGTGGCCCAGACAGCTAGTGGGCGTCCCCAGCGGTCGTGTCGACTCCACCCTGACTACAACCTGAGGCCACGCTCGGTCCAGATTCGCATTGAGACGGAGCAGCGGCGCAAACAACaccaacaacagcagcaacagcagcagcagagtCACAAGAGGGATCCCAAGCCAAAGCAGAAGCCTCCGCCGCTGTCCAAGTACCGTAGGAAAACAGCCAATGCCCGCGAGCGATGCCGCATGCAGGAGATCAACCGGGCCTTCGAAGAACTCCGGGCTGCCGTACCGATGCTACCTCCGGCCTGCGTGCCGGACAAGAACGGTGAGAACAGCAAGCTCACCAAGATCACCACGCTCAGGCTCGCGGTCAACTACATCGCTGCACTGAGCCAGATGCTGAGGGAGGCGAACGAAACCGAAGAGAACTCTTCCGAAGTCGACTCGGTGCAGAGCATCGACTCGCTCGAATCGAGCCTCGACTTTGGGGACGACCCCCTCCTGATGAGCTCCGACCTGGTCGGCATGATTCTCGAATCCGACGGCGAAAGTCTCCAGCTCAGCGACGCGCCAACGCCGTGA